The following are from one region of the Symmachiella macrocystis genome:
- a CDS encoding Hsp70 family protein has translation MIVGIDLGTTNSALGTIIEGAPTLIPNALGQILTPSVVGIDMEDNVVVGATAKELQVVAPERCASAFKRAMGTDRVYELAGHSFTPIELSGLVLNSLKKDAELQFGESVEQAVITVPAYFNEHQRRATIRAGELAGLSIARIVNEPTAAALAYGLHDSQSERVAVVFDLGGGTFDISIIDQFEGVVEVRASSGECFLGGEDFTSTFVARLLEKHGHVFEQAELTAPRLVARMTQLCEIAKRDLARKVVVDVPFPETDGTLSPVPTTERVTREVYEDWTKHIVRRMDIPIRRALGDARLDRRDVDAIVLVGGATRMPAVREYVRNYFKQDPECRLNPDEVVAMGATVQAGLIARDAALEDLVVTDVAPFTLGIGIAKRFGTEHRAGYFSPIIERNTTIPVSRVHNVGTIHANQTEVQVEIYQGECRMVKDNLQLGEFRVVGIPSGPPRESVSIRFTYDMNGVLEAEATVLETGQMFSHVITQLAGELSPEEIEKTLQRMQALKTHPRDEEQNRYLLKRAQRVYQQLELTARDELDKLLDAFESALESQDKSRIELASDYLLRFLDTKDPETPEEWSCDD, from the coding sequence ATGATAGTCGGAATCGACCTCGGAACGACAAATTCAGCTTTAGGAACGATCATTGAGGGTGCACCGACACTGATTCCTAATGCACTGGGGCAAATACTGACCCCGTCGGTTGTCGGTATCGACATGGAAGACAACGTGGTGGTCGGGGCAACGGCCAAGGAGTTGCAGGTGGTGGCTCCTGAACGGTGTGCATCGGCGTTCAAACGGGCCATGGGAACAGACCGCGTCTATGAACTTGCGGGCCATAGCTTCACTCCGATCGAGTTATCCGGGTTAGTCTTAAACTCCTTGAAAAAGGATGCGGAGCTGCAATTCGGCGAATCGGTCGAACAGGCAGTCATCACGGTTCCGGCTTATTTCAACGAACACCAACGTCGCGCTACGATTCGTGCCGGTGAACTTGCCGGTCTAAGCATCGCACGTATTGTGAATGAGCCAACCGCAGCCGCCCTTGCTTATGGTCTGCACGATAGTCAGTCGGAGCGCGTCGCCGTAGTGTTCGATCTTGGAGGCGGTACCTTCGACATATCGATTATCGACCAGTTCGAAGGTGTCGTGGAAGTCCGCGCCTCATCGGGTGAATGCTTCTTAGGTGGCGAAGACTTTACCTCGACATTTGTCGCTCGGCTACTTGAGAAACACGGCCATGTGTTTGAGCAAGCAGAATTGACTGCGCCACGATTGGTCGCTCGTATGACGCAATTGTGCGAGATAGCGAAACGCGATTTAGCAAGAAAAGTGGTCGTAGATGTGCCATTCCCCGAAACGGATGGAACGCTCTCTCCGGTTCCCACGACCGAGCGCGTTACCCGTGAGGTGTATGAAGATTGGACAAAGCACATTGTACGTCGAATGGATATCCCCATCCGCCGGGCTCTGGGTGACGCACGTCTTGATCGGCGTGACGTCGACGCCATCGTGCTGGTGGGCGGTGCGACCCGCATGCCAGCAGTGCGTGAATACGTGCGCAACTATTTCAAGCAGGATCCTGAATGTCGTCTGAATCCGGATGAGGTCGTGGCAATGGGGGCAACGGTACAAGCTGGTCTGATCGCGCGTGATGCGGCCCTCGAAGATCTCGTTGTAACGGATGTCGCCCCGTTTACGCTGGGAATCGGTATCGCTAAACGATTTGGAACCGAGCATCGCGCGGGCTATTTTTCTCCAATCATCGAACGCAATACAACAATTCCTGTCAGTCGTGTCCACAACGTCGGCACAATACACGCCAATCAGACAGAAGTCCAGGTCGAGATCTACCAGGGCGAATGTCGCATGGTCAAAGACAACTTGCAGCTTGGTGAATTCCGAGTCGTGGGAATCCCATCCGGCCCCCCTAGAGAATCGGTATCGATCCGCTTTACCTACGACATGAACGGCGTCTTGGAAGCTGAGGCAACTGTTTTGGAAACCGGACAGATGTTTAGTCATGTGATCACCCAGTTGGCTGGCGAGTTGTCCCCCGAAGAAATCGAAAAAACACTGCAGCGCATGCAGGCATTGAAAACACATCCCCGCGACGAGGAGCAGAATCGATATCTGCTGAAACGGGCACAGCGGGTGTATCAGCAACTCGAACTGACCGCTCGAGACGAACTTGATAAACTGCTCGATGCATTCGAATCAGCACTTGAATCTCAGGATAAGTCGAGAATCGAGCTCGCAAGTGACTATCTATTACGCTTTCTGGATACGAAGGATCCCGAAACGCCCGAGGAGTGGTCTTGCGATGACTGA
- a CDS encoding PAS domain S-box protein, with the protein MSDNTTDRNLLFGLIAMQSDLIDMRQFVDACTLWGSRKDSTLAEILVDQKWLLPEDRQHVDYLLQRRMQKVGGDVRKSLAAIPDDVKTALQSIDDRDIRSSLQATQDDRRITTSLAITPPDRSDDRITRRGLHSTGGIGHVWLAHDKLLDRDIALKELKHDQSKSAINRERFFREAQITAQLTHPGTVPVYDFVDNGDRSFYTMKFMKGRTLAEVIADFHQWRRQNEIAGVSSQLVQLLTQFVGICHTVAFAHSRRVIHRDLKSENVLVGDFGEVVVLDWGLAKRLDESEPVDETLPVNPDATIIDSERDPRHSSQTMQGDKLGTPAYMSPEQARGEIDIIDERTDIYGLAAILYEILVGDPPFLGKSIIEVLEHVIHDAPQLPGDCVAGIPVELEKICLKGLAKKRDDRQQSAEELAGEIQSWITDRAERKRTEQERERFFNLSLDLLTILDTAGHLTQTNPAWETVLGWPPDALQGKPVWELIDPADHERATKNHARILSGESLTQMEYRCLCRDGGYRWILWNAKLIPGQSSIYLVGRDITERKQAEQTFQNLLESAPDAMVVVNHSGTIVLVNAQLEKLFGYERDQLLGQPIETLVPQQFRADHPAKVAAYVAEPNARPMGAGLELIGERIDGSVFPVEISLSPVETEQGLLISCAVRNIEKRKKEQQKLQAILDSTPDAMVIVDKHRKIIMANTQVERLFAYEPDELLGEVIEILVPERFRAGHPSKFAAFAGKPEFRPMGTNAELFGQRKDGGEFPVEISLSSFTTDDESFFISTIRDMTGRKRSEQRFAALLESAPDAMVVVTPDRTIQIVNSQLEKLFGYHRDELLGQPIEILIPDRFRPGHPEKFATFLSSPQTRPMASGLDLRGQCKDGREIRVEVSLSPVNTEEGMLISAAIRKSRSDGRAQS; encoded by the coding sequence ATGTCCGACAATACGACTGATCGCAACCTACTTTTTGGCTTGATCGCCATGCAGAGCGACCTTATCGACATGCGTCAATTTGTCGATGCCTGCACTCTCTGGGGCTCGCGAAAAGACAGTACGCTTGCCGAAATCTTGGTGGACCAAAAATGGCTGTTGCCAGAAGATCGGCAGCATGTCGACTACCTTTTGCAGCGCCGCATGCAGAAAGTCGGCGGAGACGTACGCAAGTCGCTCGCCGCCATTCCGGATGATGTGAAAACGGCCTTACAGAGCATCGATGACCGCGACATCCGCAGTTCGCTCCAAGCAACACAGGACGATCGGCGAATCACGACGTCTCTGGCCATCACCCCGCCGGATCGGTCCGATGATCGCATCACGCGCCGCGGACTGCATTCGACGGGAGGGATCGGACACGTCTGGCTGGCCCACGACAAATTGCTCGATCGTGACATCGCACTGAAGGAACTGAAACACGATCAGTCAAAATCAGCGATCAATCGGGAGCGGTTCTTTCGAGAAGCGCAAATCACCGCTCAATTGACGCATCCGGGAACCGTCCCGGTCTACGATTTTGTCGATAACGGCGATCGCAGTTTCTATACGATGAAGTTTATGAAAGGGCGAACGCTCGCCGAGGTCATTGCCGATTTCCACCAGTGGCGGCGACAAAACGAGATCGCTGGCGTCAGCAGTCAACTTGTGCAATTGCTGACTCAGTTTGTTGGAATTTGCCATACGGTCGCATTTGCTCATTCACGGCGGGTGATCCATCGCGACTTGAAATCAGAGAATGTACTTGTCGGTGATTTTGGGGAGGTGGTTGTCCTGGATTGGGGACTCGCCAAACGGCTTGATGAAAGCGAACCGGTCGATGAAACGTTACCCGTAAACCCGGATGCCACAATCATTGATTCGGAACGGGATCCCCGCCACTCGTCGCAGACGATGCAAGGCGACAAATTGGGCACACCGGCTTACATGTCACCGGAGCAAGCCCGCGGCGAAATCGACATCATTGACGAACGGACCGACATTTACGGTTTGGCCGCAATTCTGTACGAGATACTAGTCGGCGATCCCCCATTTCTTGGCAAAAGCATCATCGAAGTCTTGGAGCATGTCATACACGATGCTCCCCAACTGCCTGGAGACTGTGTTGCAGGAATTCCTGTGGAATTGGAGAAGATCTGTTTAAAGGGGTTAGCCAAGAAACGCGATGACCGTCAGCAGTCGGCTGAGGAGTTAGCCGGAGAGATTCAATCGTGGATCACTGACCGCGCGGAAAGAAAACGTACAGAGCAGGAACGCGAACGATTTTTCAATCTGTCGCTCGATCTGTTAACGATTCTGGACACAGCAGGACATTTGACGCAGACGAATCCAGCCTGGGAAACGGTTTTGGGTTGGCCCCCTGATGCATTGCAGGGCAAACCCGTCTGGGAATTGATCGATCCCGCCGATCACGAACGTGCCACCAAGAATCATGCGCGGATCCTCTCTGGCGAGTCATTGACACAGATGGAGTATCGCTGTCTCTGCCGCGACGGCGGATATCGCTGGATACTGTGGAATGCTAAATTGATCCCGGGTCAATCTTCGATTTATCTTGTCGGGCGGGACATCACGGAGCGCAAGCAAGCAGAGCAAACATTCCAGAACCTACTTGAATCGGCACCGGATGCTATGGTCGTCGTGAACCACAGTGGCACCATCGTGTTGGTCAATGCACAACTCGAAAAACTGTTTGGCTACGAGCGCGACCAGTTGTTAGGCCAGCCGATTGAAACACTGGTGCCTCAGCAGTTTCGAGCGGATCACCCCGCGAAAGTGGCGGCCTATGTTGCCGAGCCCAACGCACGCCCGATGGGAGCAGGACTCGAATTGATTGGGGAGCGAATCGACGGTTCGGTCTTTCCCGTTGAAATCAGTCTGAGCCCGGTTGAGACCGAACAAGGACTGCTGATTTCCTGCGCCGTCCGCAACATCGAGAAACGCAAAAAAGAACAGCAAAAGCTACAGGCGATATTGGATTCGACACCCGATGCCATGGTGATCGTGGATAAGCATCGAAAGATCATCATGGCCAACACACAAGTAGAGCGGCTTTTTGCCTACGAGCCGGATGAGTTGCTGGGAGAGGTGATCGAGATTCTCGTTCCCGAACGGTTTCGCGCTGGTCACCCGTCAAAGTTCGCTGCCTTCGCAGGCAAACCGGAGTTTCGTCCTATGGGCACAAATGCAGAGTTGTTTGGCCAACGTAAGGATGGGGGTGAATTTCCCGTCGAGATTAGCTTGAGTTCGTTCACAACGGACGACGAATCGTTTTTTATCAGTACGATCCGGGATATGACAGGTCGTAAACGATCGGAACAACGATTTGCTGCACTCTTGGAGTCGGCCCCGGATGCCATGGTGGTCGTCACGCCCGACCGGACGATTCAAATTGTGAACTCCCAGTTGGAAAAGCTGTTTGGTTATCACCGTGATGAACTGCTTGGCCAGCCTATCGAAATTTTGATTCCCGATCGCTTTCGTCCGGGCCACCCCGAAAAATTTGCAACGTTTCTAAGTTCCCCGCAAACCAGACCGATGGCGTCGGGCCTAGATTTGCGGGGGCAATGCAAGGACGGCCGCGAGATTCGTGTTGAAGTTAGCTTAAGCCCCGTTAATACAGAAGAGGGCATGCTGATCTCTGCCGCGATCCGAAAATCACGTAGCGACGGACGAGCGCAGTCGTAG
- a CDS encoding YybH family protein, protein MNRRRFSLLFAPICLAAGICFGISLVAIGDSPAEVGNTSQSQADVSRGDLLLAFAATKPAKPQDSGERISQKVGGDKPFAIPEVEKPFWKNAQSFVDAYSKHDAKAIGELFTEDAEFYDEFGELTEGRSAIIEMFQDVFDRNAQAMIEEIVIDRVKPISDDVVIESGKVVASDDVNGPIYRNGYVAIHKKGDDGTWRINTLKDQLRKEGNRSEQLAQLSWLIGEWVNEDRHSVVDTDCDWSEDGNFLLRRFTVQTYDGRTLNGVQRIGWDGDQKKLRSWTFDSEGGYLTGEWARDGNRWLLINSGVNSDGKAVSGTAVYTVIDAEMVTWQLQNVVVGKEITGAGPLVTMVRRPPEPEAASK, encoded by the coding sequence ATGAATCGTCGACGGTTTTCATTGTTATTTGCTCCGATCTGTTTGGCAGCTGGAATCTGTTTCGGGATTTCGCTCGTTGCAATCGGAGATAGTCCTGCAGAAGTTGGCAACACATCGCAATCCCAGGCGGACGTGTCGCGCGGCGATTTGTTATTGGCCTTTGCTGCGACCAAACCCGCCAAGCCACAAGATTCCGGGGAACGCATTTCCCAGAAAGTAGGCGGCGACAAACCGTTCGCGATTCCTGAGGTCGAAAAGCCGTTCTGGAAAAACGCGCAATCCTTTGTGGATGCGTATTCAAAGCATGACGCGAAAGCGATCGGCGAATTGTTTACCGAAGATGCCGAGTTCTACGACGAGTTTGGTGAATTGACCGAAGGTCGATCTGCGATCATAGAAATGTTCCAGGACGTGTTCGACAGAAACGCACAGGCAATGATCGAGGAAATCGTTATTGATCGCGTAAAGCCGATCAGTGATGATGTCGTGATCGAGTCGGGGAAGGTCGTTGCTTCCGACGATGTCAACGGTCCGATTTATCGAAATGGCTATGTTGCGATCCACAAAAAGGGCGATGACGGGACGTGGCGGATTAATACGCTGAAAGACCAGCTGCGCAAGGAAGGCAACCGTAGCGAACAGCTGGCCCAATTGTCGTGGCTGATCGGAGAATGGGTGAACGAGGATCGCCACTCCGTCGTAGACACGGATTGCGACTGGTCGGAGGACGGAAACTTTCTTTTGCGGCGCTTCACAGTGCAAACTTACGACGGTCGCACTTTGAACGGCGTGCAGCGAATCGGCTGGGACGGAGATCAGAAGAAGCTAAGATCCTGGACGTTCGATTCGGAAGGGGGCTACCTCACTGGCGAATGGGCGCGCGACGGAAACCGTTGGCTGCTAATTAATTCGGGAGTCAATTCTGACGGCAAAGCGGTATCGGGAACTGCTGTTTATACCGTGATCGATGCGGAAATGGTGACGTGGCAGCTGCAGAACGTGGTCGTGGGCAAGGAGATCACCGGTGCAGGACCATTAGTGACTATGGTACGTCGACCGCCCGAACCTGAGGCGGCGTCCAAATAA
- a CDS encoding tetratricopeptide repeat protein codes for MKRFLIYLTVAVTLTSMLALEIHARGRGGGGRGGGGGFRGGGSRGGGGGAGRGNYGGARPSRPSPSTRPSNPSFSRPSSGGSARPGGGSRPSVGNRPSGSRPGGSRPPINSRPSGGNRPGGGAGNIQRPGGGRPSIQPGQRPSLPNSGNRPQAGGGRPGGAQRPSQLPSTRPGTGGGGGIGAGIAGGAAAATLPGLGNRPGAGDRPGRGERPGRGERPGVADRQNQLQDRLAGRDDRTSDRQGNREDRQGNRGDRQDNRQGNRGDRQDNRQGNRDDRLQDRQDRWNDRHDQWHDHHGDWYHGGWHGAWGSGARWDYWWDNYPALTAFGVTTWAVNRVGWAFGYSDYSNPYYAEGGDYGGYDYSEPIVMAPTEETLAGDPSDTAPPAEVSPEQLSNFDEARQQFFAGDYEAALSSTNAALKELPNDAVIHEFRSLILFALGKYQDSAATLYPVLSVGPGFDWTTLIGLYPDLSTYTEQLRKLEAFRDENPQDAAARFLLAYQYTTAGHNEAAIAQLKKLLEISPSDQLAKQLLLGLDPNAEVPNPAKQIDPPQPEAAIKASDVYGTWTAKRGNGQFEMSLQEDGKFSWNFDEQGKASQVTGVWSVDENGVLALEMNDEGVMLAQVILKDGQLDFYMLGDDKGSEPLHFSKP; via the coding sequence ATGAAACGGTTTCTCATCTATCTAACTGTCGCGGTGACTTTGACGTCGATGTTAGCGCTCGAAATCCATGCACGGGGACGTGGAGGTGGTGGGCGTGGTGGCGGTGGTGGGTTCCGTGGCGGCGGAAGCCGTGGAGGAGGTGGCGGCGCGGGGCGCGGAAATTATGGCGGTGCTCGCCCGTCACGGCCAAGTCCATCGACACGCCCTTCCAATCCGAGCTTTAGCCGACCCAGCAGCGGGGGGAGTGCGCGCCCCGGCGGGGGTTCGCGGCCTTCGGTGGGGAATCGCCCTTCAGGCAGTCGCCCCGGTGGCAGTCGACCGCCGATAAACAGCCGCCCGAGCGGAGGGAATCGCCCCGGAGGGGGGGCCGGCAACATCCAACGACCAGGAGGTGGTCGCCCGTCGATCCAGCCTGGACAACGTCCTAGTCTTCCCAATTCCGGTAACCGCCCACAAGCTGGTGGCGGACGTCCCGGCGGCGCACAGCGACCATCGCAGTTGCCATCGACGCGCCCCGGTACCGGTGGGGGCGGCGGGATAGGCGCAGGAATTGCCGGCGGTGCTGCAGCCGCTACGTTACCAGGATTGGGGAATCGCCCCGGCGCTGGTGACCGTCCAGGACGGGGAGAACGTCCGGGACGAGGCGAACGGCCGGGAGTCGCCGATCGACAAAACCAATTACAAGACCGACTCGCTGGTCGCGACGATAGGACTTCGGATCGCCAAGGGAATCGCGAAGATCGCCAAGGGAATCGCGGGGACCGCCAAGATAATCGCCAAGGGAACCGTGGGGACCGCCAGGATAATCGCCAAGGAAACCGCGACGATCGATTGCAGGACCGCCAAGATCGTTGGAATGATCGGCATGACCAGTGGCACGACCATCATGGCGATTGGTATCACGGCGGCTGGCATGGTGCGTGGGGATCGGGCGCTCGTTGGGATTATTGGTGGGACAACTATCCCGCATTGACAGCCTTTGGAGTCACTACCTGGGCAGTCAATCGTGTTGGGTGGGCGTTCGGCTATTCGGATTACTCCAACCCCTACTATGCTGAGGGAGGCGATTATGGCGGCTATGACTATTCCGAGCCGATTGTGATGGCGCCGACGGAGGAAACATTGGCCGGTGACCCCAGCGATACGGCTCCGCCAGCCGAGGTGTCGCCCGAACAGCTTTCGAATTTCGACGAGGCACGGCAGCAGTTTTTTGCCGGTGACTACGAAGCCGCACTCTCATCGACTAATGCGGCACTCAAGGAACTTCCCAATGACGCTGTCATTCATGAGTTTCGCTCGCTGATTTTATTCGCTCTCGGCAAATATCAGGATTCGGCCGCGACGCTCTATCCCGTGCTGAGCGTCGGACCGGGGTTTGACTGGACGACTTTGATCGGTCTGTACCCCGACCTGAGCACATACACCGAGCAACTGCGAAAACTGGAAGCGTTTCGAGACGAAAATCCTCAAGACGCTGCCGCGAGGTTTTTGCTCGCGTATCAATATACCACAGCCGGTCACAATGAAGCCGCGATTGCACAATTAAAAAAACTGTTGGAAATTAGCCCCAGCGATCAACTTGCGAAACAGTTGCTGCTGGGTCTGGATCCGAATGCGGAAGTTCCCAATCCGGCCAAGCAGATCGACCCGCCCCAACCCGAAGCGGCGATCAAAGCCAGCGATGTGTACGGGACTTGGACAGCGAAACGCGGTAACGGCCAATTTGAAATGTCACTGCAGGAAGACGGCAAATTCTCTTGGAACTTCGATGAGCAGGGGAAAGCCAGCCAAGTGACCGGCGTGTGGAGCGTCGACGAAAACGGCGTTCTCGCACTGGAGATGAATGACGAGGGTGTTATGCTTGCCCAAGTGATTCTGAAAGACGGGCAACTCGATTTCTATATGCTGGGCGATGACAAAGGGTCAGAACCGCTACATTTTTCGAAGCCATAG
- a CDS encoding phosphoketolase family protein, with translation MSAESVDVVCNTSIAATSGPLSADELQKMNAYWRALNYLSVGQIYLLDNPLLREPLKREHIKPRLLGHWGTSPGLNMLCVHLNRVIKRDDLNMIYVIGPGHGGPSLVAHAYLEGTYSEVHPNISQDAEGMQKLFKQFSFPGGIPSHVAPETPGSIHEGGELGYALSHAYGAAFDNPNLIVACVVGDGEAETGPLATGWHGNKFLNPARDGCVLPILHLNGYKIANPCFLARIPKDELQKLFEGMGYKPYFVEGDEPQSVHQQLADVMDRVLTDINDIWTESRQGGVVERPSWPMIVFRTPKGWTCPAEIDGKKCEDYWRSHQVPMGDMDNQDHIRILEQWMKDYRPEELFDTNGGLIPELAELAPQGQRRMSDNPHANGGQLLRDLKLPDFREYAVEVTSPGSTIAESARVMGAYLRDVMKRNLESNNFRLFSPDENNSNRWQDVLEVTDRCYMADIYPEDDHLSPDGRVMEVLSEHQCQGWLEGYLLTGRHGFFSCYEAFIHIIDSMFNQHAKWLKVCNHIPWRRPIASLNYFLSSHVWRQDHNGLSHQDPGFIDHVVNKKAEVIRVYLPPDANCLLSVTEHCLRSRNYVNVVIAGKQPAQQWLTMDQAIKHCYAGVSIWPWASNDEGTEPDVVMACCGDVPTLETLAAVDLMRQHLPEVKVRVINVVNLMKLQPQSEHPHGLSDHDFDALFTTDKPIIFAFHGYPWLIHRLTYRRTNHKNLHVRGYKEEGTTTTPFDMVVMNDLDRFHLCEDVIDRLPQLGARAAYLKQAIHEKLIDHKQYIAKYGDDMPEIANWTWGKQGLPGMVGTSTEGDNV, from the coding sequence ATGTCTGCGGAATCTGTTGACGTGGTATGCAACACGAGTATTGCAGCGACGTCTGGGCCACTGAGTGCTGACGAACTGCAAAAAATGAACGCCTATTGGCGGGCGTTGAATTACCTGTCGGTGGGGCAGATCTATTTGCTCGACAATCCGCTGCTGCGCGAACCGCTCAAGCGAGAGCACATTAAGCCGCGGCTGCTGGGGCATTGGGGCACGTCGCCGGGGCTAAATATGCTCTGCGTGCACCTTAATCGAGTCATCAAACGCGATGATTTGAACATGATTTATGTCATCGGTCCCGGACATGGAGGTCCGTCCCTCGTAGCTCATGCCTATTTGGAAGGCACCTACAGCGAAGTCCACCCGAACATCAGTCAAGATGCCGAAGGGATGCAAAAGCTGTTTAAGCAGTTCAGCTTTCCCGGTGGGATTCCCAGCCACGTTGCTCCGGAGACGCCCGGCAGCATCCACGAAGGGGGCGAATTGGGATACGCCTTAAGCCATGCCTATGGAGCCGCGTTCGACAATCCTAATTTAATCGTCGCATGTGTAGTTGGCGATGGTGAAGCCGAAACCGGTCCTTTGGCGACAGGTTGGCATGGCAACAAATTTCTCAATCCCGCACGTGACGGCTGCGTGCTACCGATACTGCATTTGAATGGCTACAAAATCGCCAATCCCTGTTTTCTGGCCCGCATTCCTAAAGATGAATTGCAAAAACTGTTCGAAGGTATGGGCTACAAGCCGTACTTCGTTGAAGGAGATGAACCGCAGTCAGTGCATCAGCAGTTGGCCGATGTCATGGATCGTGTTTTAACGGACATCAACGACATTTGGACCGAATCCCGACAAGGGGGAGTCGTCGAACGCCCCTCCTGGCCGATGATTGTGTTTCGCACACCCAAAGGTTGGACCTGTCCTGCGGAGATTGATGGAAAGAAATGCGAGGACTATTGGCGAAGTCATCAGGTTCCGATGGGGGATATGGATAACCAGGATCACATTCGTATCCTCGAGCAATGGATGAAGGATTATCGGCCCGAAGAATTGTTCGACACCAATGGAGGACTGATTCCTGAACTTGCGGAACTAGCCCCTCAAGGTCAACGCCGGATGAGCGACAACCCGCACGCCAATGGCGGGCAACTGCTGCGAGATTTGAAACTGCCTGATTTCCGCGAGTATGCCGTCGAAGTCACGAGCCCTGGTTCAACGATTGCCGAGTCGGCGCGGGTGATGGGCGCTTATCTTCGCGACGTGATGAAACGCAACTTGGAAAGCAATAATTTCCGCCTCTTCAGCCCGGATGAAAACAACTCCAACCGCTGGCAAGACGTGTTGGAAGTCACCGACCGCTGTTATATGGCCGATATTTACCCCGAAGACGACCATCTTTCTCCTGACGGGAGAGTCATGGAAGTCCTCAGTGAGCACCAATGTCAAGGGTGGCTGGAGGGATATTTGCTCACCGGCCGGCATGGATTTTTCTCCTGCTACGAAGCGTTTATTCACATCATCGATTCGATGTTCAACCAGCATGCCAAGTGGCTCAAAGTCTGCAATCACATTCCGTGGCGACGACCGATTGCATCGCTGAATTATTTTCTTAGCTCACATGTGTGGCGGCAGGACCACAATGGCTTGAGCCATCAAGACCCGGGATTCATCGATCATGTTGTCAACAAGAAGGCGGAAGTGATCCGCGTCTATTTGCCACCGGATGCCAATTGCCTGCTTTCGGTGACTGAACATTGTTTGCGGAGCCGTAACTACGTCAATGTGGTCATCGCCGGAAAGCAACCTGCCCAGCAATGGTTAACGATGGACCAAGCCATCAAACATTGTTATGCAGGTGTCAGTATCTGGCCTTGGGCTTCCAATGACGAAGGGACAGAACCGGATGTCGTGATGGCCTGTTGCGGCGATGTCCCAACATTGGAAACGTTAGCAGCGGTCGACTTGATGCGACAACATCTTCCCGAAGTGAAGGTTCGTGTCATCAACGTGGTCAATCTCATGAAGCTGCAACCACAAAGTGAACATCCTCACGGCCTGTCAGACCACGATTTCGACGCCCTGTTCACAACTGACAAGCCGATTATCTTTGCCTTTCATGGTTATCCTTGGCTGATCCATCGATTGACATATCGCCGCACCAATCACAAGAACTTGCACGTCCGTGGCTACAAAGAGGAAGGAACGACAACCACGCCGTTCGATATGGTTGTGATGAACGATTTGGACCGTTTTCATCTCTGCGAGGATGTGATCGACCGACTCCCGCAACTAGGAGCCCGTGCCGCATATCTGAAACAGGCTATTCACGAAAAGTTAATCGATCACAAGCAATACATTGCCAAGTATGGTGATGATATGCCGGAGATTGCCAATTGGACATGGGGAAAACAAGGCCTGCCTGGAATGGTCGGCACATCTACGGAAGGCGACAATGTCTGA